The following coding sequences lie in one Lolium perenne isolate Kyuss_39 chromosome 2, Kyuss_2.0, whole genome shotgun sequence genomic window:
- the LOC127332890 gene encoding uncharacterized protein isoform X2: protein MEPNESNSATGGKTQEVSVPPVEGVAGGGTSYGWVDGGLQGLSLGTSVIDPTKVHSADLLHVWSMPSTANVSQQEAPRPLEHVNLLAARNERESFQIALRPKVSWTNSGIAGPVQIQCTDLCSSAGDRLVVDQSITLRRVVPILGVPDALVPIDPSSPQINLLPGETTAIWVSLNVPCGQQPGLYEGEIFITAVRTDTDSRAESLPKSERYQLYKELRTCLDITESRDNSSSEEMVQRLSSTSTTLRRLLVLPAFQDCQENNGLGDMMDEDVMNNVAVRVKLSLTVWDFTLPLTPSLPAVIGISETVIEDRFCLEHGTKGWYDALDHHFRWLLQYRISPFFCRWGDSMRILAYTCPWPADHPKASEYYSDPRLAAYAVPYAPILSCTDAAKNSLRREVEILKTESHWSKAYFYLWDEPLNMDQYEVICNISNELRTYTPDVRILTTYYAGPSGSELTPSTFEAFAKVPNVLRPHTQIFCTSEWVFGTREDLVKDVIAELRPELGEEWWTYICMGPYDPQPNWHIGMRGTQHRAVMWRVWKEGGTGFLYWGANCYEKAMIPSAEICFRRGLPPGDGVLFYPGEVFSSSHEPVASLRLERILSGMQDIEYLNLYSSKYGRAEALALLEKTGAYLGPDRYAQDHGPVDVMRGEVYRTCRS, encoded by the exons ATGGAACCCAACGAGTCCAATTCCGCCACAG GAGGCAAGACGCAAGAAGTTTCTGTACCGCCTGTGGAAGGTGTAGCTGGGGGAGGGACTAGTTATGGCTGGGTGGATGGAGGCTTACAGGGGTTGAGTCTAGGTACTAGTGTGATTGACCCTACAAAGGTACACTCCGCCGATCTTTTGCATGTGTGGTCTATGCCCAGCACAGCAAATGTTAGCCAACAGGAAGCACCACGACCTCTAGAACAT GTTAACCTTTTGGCAGCAAGAAATGAAAGAGAAAGTTTTCAAATCGCTTTACGTCCAAAAGTTTCATGGACCAATTCAGGTATTGCAGGGCCTGTGCAGATTCAGTGCACTGACCTATGCTCATCCGCTGGAGACAG GTTAGTGGTTGATCAATCTATAACTTTGCGACGTGTCGTGCCTATATTAGGTGTACCAGATGCTCTTGTGCCTATTGATCCGTCAAGTCCACAGATAAACCTACTTCCAGG GGAGACAACTGCAATATGGGTCTCACTAAATGTTCCTTGTGGGCAACAGCCTGGTCTATATGAGGGTGAAATATTTATTACTGCTGTAAGGACAGACACGGA TTCCAGGGCAGAATCTTTACCGAAGTCTGAGAGGTACCAGCTGTATAAAGAATTAAGAACTTGTCTTGACATCACCGAATCCAGAGATAACTCGTCATCAGAGGAAATG GTACAAAGACTATCGTCTACTTCAACCACACTGAGGAGGTTGCTAGTACTTCCAGCATTCCAGGACTGTCAAGAGAATAATGGATTGGGAGACATGATGGATGAAGATGTTATGAACAACGTTGCAGTCCGTGTGAAGTTAAGCCTGACTGTTTGGGATTTCACTCTCCCACTGACACCTTCCTTACCTGCTGTTATTGGT ATATCCGAAACTGTCATTGAAGATCGGTTCTGTTTGGAGCATGGCACCAAAGGATGGTATGATGCATTGGATCATCATTTCAGGTGGCTCCTCCAGTACAGAATTAGTCCATTTTTCTGCAGATGGGGCGATAGCATGCGCATTCTTGCATACACATGCCCTTGGCCTG CTGATCATCCAAAGGCTAGTGAATATTATTCTGATCCAAGACTTGCAGCATACGCTGTACCCTACGCACCTATCCTATCATG TACTGATGCAGCGAAAAATTCTCTGCGAAGAGAGGTTGAAATCTTGAAAACTGAATCTCATTGGTCTAAAGCTTACTTCTACTTGTGGGATGAG CCATTGAATATGGATCAGTATGAAGTGATCTGCAACATCTCTAACGAGTTACGGACATACACACCTGATGTGCGTATTTTAACAACTTACTATGCCG GTCCAAGTGGTTCTGAACTGACCCCTTCTACATTCGAGGCTTTTGCGAAAGTTCCAAATGTTCTACGTCCACATACACAAATCTTTTGCACTAG TGAATGGGTTTTTGGCACAAGAGAAGACTTAGTGAAGGATGTTATTGCCGAACTACGACCTGAGCTTGGTGAA GAGTGGTGGACATATATTTGCATGGGGCCTTATGATCCTCAACCAAATTGGCACATTGGGATGCGTGGTACCCAGCATCGGGCAGTTATGTGGAGAGTGTGGAAGGAAGGTGGCACAGGATTCTTGTACTGGGGTGCCAACTGCTATGAGAAGGCTATGATTCCAAGTGCTGAG ATATGTTTCCGGCGTGGTCTTCCTCCAGGCGACGGCGTTCTCTTTTATCCCGGCGAGGTGTTTTCTTCGTCACATGAACCAGTTGCGTCGCTCAGGCTGGAGCGCATTCTCAGTGGCATGCAG GACATTGAGTACCTGAACCTCTACTCTTCGAAGTACGGCAGGGCGGAAGCCCTGGCTCTCCTCGAGAAGACTGGTGCGTACCTCGGCCCAGATCGCTACGCACAGGATCATGGACCAGTTGACGTGATGCGAGGCGAGGTATACCGCACTTGCCGCTCTTAA
- the LOC127332890 gene encoding uncharacterized protein isoform X1 produces MEPNESNSATGGKTQEVSVPPVEGVAGGGTSYGWVDGGLQGLSLGTSVIDPTKVHSADLLHVWSMPSTANVSQQEAPRPLEHVNLLAARNERESFQIALRPKVSWTNSGIAGPVQIQCTDLCSSAGDRLVVDQSITLRRVVPILGVPDALVPIDPSSPQINLLPGETTAIWVSLNVPCGQQPGLYEGEIFITAVRTDTDSSRAESLPKSERYQLYKELRTCLDITESRDNSSSEEMVQRLSSTSTTLRRLLVLPAFQDCQENNGLGDMMDEDVMNNVAVRVKLSLTVWDFTLPLTPSLPAVIGISETVIEDRFCLEHGTKGWYDALDHHFRWLLQYRISPFFCRWGDSMRILAYTCPWPADHPKASEYYSDPRLAAYAVPYAPILSCTDAAKNSLRREVEILKTESHWSKAYFYLWDEPLNMDQYEVICNISNELRTYTPDVRILTTYYAGPSGSELTPSTFEAFAKVPNVLRPHTQIFCTSEWVFGTREDLVKDVIAELRPELGEEWWTYICMGPYDPQPNWHIGMRGTQHRAVMWRVWKEGGTGFLYWGANCYEKAMIPSAEICFRRGLPPGDGVLFYPGEVFSSSHEPVASLRLERILSGMQDIEYLNLYSSKYGRAEALALLEKTGAYLGPDRYAQDHGPVDVMRGEVYRTCRS; encoded by the exons ATGGAACCCAACGAGTCCAATTCCGCCACAG GAGGCAAGACGCAAGAAGTTTCTGTACCGCCTGTGGAAGGTGTAGCTGGGGGAGGGACTAGTTATGGCTGGGTGGATGGAGGCTTACAGGGGTTGAGTCTAGGTACTAGTGTGATTGACCCTACAAAGGTACACTCCGCCGATCTTTTGCATGTGTGGTCTATGCCCAGCACAGCAAATGTTAGCCAACAGGAAGCACCACGACCTCTAGAACAT GTTAACCTTTTGGCAGCAAGAAATGAAAGAGAAAGTTTTCAAATCGCTTTACGTCCAAAAGTTTCATGGACCAATTCAGGTATTGCAGGGCCTGTGCAGATTCAGTGCACTGACCTATGCTCATCCGCTGGAGACAG GTTAGTGGTTGATCAATCTATAACTTTGCGACGTGTCGTGCCTATATTAGGTGTACCAGATGCTCTTGTGCCTATTGATCCGTCAAGTCCACAGATAAACCTACTTCCAGG GGAGACAACTGCAATATGGGTCTCACTAAATGTTCCTTGTGGGCAACAGCCTGGTCTATATGAGGGTGAAATATTTATTACTGCTGTAAGGACAGACACGGA CAGTTCCAGGGCAGAATCTTTACCGAAGTCTGAGAGGTACCAGCTGTATAAAGAATTAAGAACTTGTCTTGACATCACCGAATCCAGAGATAACTCGTCATCAGAGGAAATG GTACAAAGACTATCGTCTACTTCAACCACACTGAGGAGGTTGCTAGTACTTCCAGCATTCCAGGACTGTCAAGAGAATAATGGATTGGGAGACATGATGGATGAAGATGTTATGAACAACGTTGCAGTCCGTGTGAAGTTAAGCCTGACTGTTTGGGATTTCACTCTCCCACTGACACCTTCCTTACCTGCTGTTATTGGT ATATCCGAAACTGTCATTGAAGATCGGTTCTGTTTGGAGCATGGCACCAAAGGATGGTATGATGCATTGGATCATCATTTCAGGTGGCTCCTCCAGTACAGAATTAGTCCATTTTTCTGCAGATGGGGCGATAGCATGCGCATTCTTGCATACACATGCCCTTGGCCTG CTGATCATCCAAAGGCTAGTGAATATTATTCTGATCCAAGACTTGCAGCATACGCTGTACCCTACGCACCTATCCTATCATG TACTGATGCAGCGAAAAATTCTCTGCGAAGAGAGGTTGAAATCTTGAAAACTGAATCTCATTGGTCTAAAGCTTACTTCTACTTGTGGGATGAG CCATTGAATATGGATCAGTATGAAGTGATCTGCAACATCTCTAACGAGTTACGGACATACACACCTGATGTGCGTATTTTAACAACTTACTATGCCG GTCCAAGTGGTTCTGAACTGACCCCTTCTACATTCGAGGCTTTTGCGAAAGTTCCAAATGTTCTACGTCCACATACACAAATCTTTTGCACTAG TGAATGGGTTTTTGGCACAAGAGAAGACTTAGTGAAGGATGTTATTGCCGAACTACGACCTGAGCTTGGTGAA GAGTGGTGGACATATATTTGCATGGGGCCTTATGATCCTCAACCAAATTGGCACATTGGGATGCGTGGTACCCAGCATCGGGCAGTTATGTGGAGAGTGTGGAAGGAAGGTGGCACAGGATTCTTGTACTGGGGTGCCAACTGCTATGAGAAGGCTATGATTCCAAGTGCTGAG ATATGTTTCCGGCGTGGTCTTCCTCCAGGCGACGGCGTTCTCTTTTATCCCGGCGAGGTGTTTTCTTCGTCACATGAACCAGTTGCGTCGCTCAGGCTGGAGCGCATTCTCAGTGGCATGCAG GACATTGAGTACCTGAACCTCTACTCTTCGAAGTACGGCAGGGCGGAAGCCCTGGCTCTCCTCGAGAAGACTGGTGCGTACCTCGGCCCAGATCGCTACGCACAGGATCATGGACCAGTTGACGTGATGCGAGGCGAGGTATACCGCACTTGCCGCTCTTAA
- the LOC127332890 gene encoding uncharacterized protein isoform X3, with amino-acid sequence MKEKVFKSLYVQKFHGPIQVLQGLCRFSALTYAHPLETGVPDALVPIDPSSPQINLLPGETTAIWVSLNVPCGQQPGLYEGEIFITAVRTDTDSSRAESLPKSERYQLYKELRTCLDITESRDNSSSEEMVQRLSSTSTTLRRLLVLPAFQDCQENNGLGDMMDEDVMNNVAVRVKLSLTVWDFTLPLTPSLPAVIGISETVIEDRFCLEHGTKGWYDALDHHFRWLLQYRISPFFCRWGDSMRILAYTCPWPADHPKASEYYSDPRLAAYAVPYAPILSCTDAAKNSLRREVEILKTESHWSKAYFYLWDEPLNMDQYEVICNISNELRTYTPDVRILTTYYAGPSGSELTPSTFEAFAKVPNVLRPHTQIFCTSEWVFGTREDLVKDVIAELRPELGEEWWTYICMGPYDPQPNWHIGMRGTQHRAVMWRVWKEGGTGFLYWGANCYEKAMIPSAEICFRRGLPPGDGVLFYPGEVFSSSHEPVASLRLERILSGMQDIEYLNLYSSKYGRAEALALLEKTGAYLGPDRYAQDHGPVDVMRGEVYRTCRS; translated from the exons ATGAAAGAGAAAGTTTTCAAATCGCTTTACGTCCAAAAGTTTCATGGACCAATTCAGGTATTGCAGGGCCTGTGCAGATTCAGTGCACTGACCTATGCTCATCCGCTGGAGACAG GTGTACCAGATGCTCTTGTGCCTATTGATCCGTCAAGTCCACAGATAAACCTACTTCCAGG GGAGACAACTGCAATATGGGTCTCACTAAATGTTCCTTGTGGGCAACAGCCTGGTCTATATGAGGGTGAAATATTTATTACTGCTGTAAGGACAGACACGGA CAGTTCCAGGGCAGAATCTTTACCGAAGTCTGAGAGGTACCAGCTGTATAAAGAATTAAGAACTTGTCTTGACATCACCGAATCCAGAGATAACTCGTCATCAGAGGAAATG GTACAAAGACTATCGTCTACTTCAACCACACTGAGGAGGTTGCTAGTACTTCCAGCATTCCAGGACTGTCAAGAGAATAATGGATTGGGAGACATGATGGATGAAGATGTTATGAACAACGTTGCAGTCCGTGTGAAGTTAAGCCTGACTGTTTGGGATTTCACTCTCCCACTGACACCTTCCTTACCTGCTGTTATTGGT ATATCCGAAACTGTCATTGAAGATCGGTTCTGTTTGGAGCATGGCACCAAAGGATGGTATGATGCATTGGATCATCATTTCAGGTGGCTCCTCCAGTACAGAATTAGTCCATTTTTCTGCAGATGGGGCGATAGCATGCGCATTCTTGCATACACATGCCCTTGGCCTG CTGATCATCCAAAGGCTAGTGAATATTATTCTGATCCAAGACTTGCAGCATACGCTGTACCCTACGCACCTATCCTATCATG TACTGATGCAGCGAAAAATTCTCTGCGAAGAGAGGTTGAAATCTTGAAAACTGAATCTCATTGGTCTAAAGCTTACTTCTACTTGTGGGATGAG CCATTGAATATGGATCAGTATGAAGTGATCTGCAACATCTCTAACGAGTTACGGACATACACACCTGATGTGCGTATTTTAACAACTTACTATGCCG GTCCAAGTGGTTCTGAACTGACCCCTTCTACATTCGAGGCTTTTGCGAAAGTTCCAAATGTTCTACGTCCACATACACAAATCTTTTGCACTAG TGAATGGGTTTTTGGCACAAGAGAAGACTTAGTGAAGGATGTTATTGCCGAACTACGACCTGAGCTTGGTGAA GAGTGGTGGACATATATTTGCATGGGGCCTTATGATCCTCAACCAAATTGGCACATTGGGATGCGTGGTACCCAGCATCGGGCAGTTATGTGGAGAGTGTGGAAGGAAGGTGGCACAGGATTCTTGTACTGGGGTGCCAACTGCTATGAGAAGGCTATGATTCCAAGTGCTGAG ATATGTTTCCGGCGTGGTCTTCCTCCAGGCGACGGCGTTCTCTTTTATCCCGGCGAGGTGTTTTCTTCGTCACATGAACCAGTTGCGTCGCTCAGGCTGGAGCGCATTCTCAGTGGCATGCAG GACATTGAGTACCTGAACCTCTACTCTTCGAAGTACGGCAGGGCGGAAGCCCTGGCTCTCCTCGAGAAGACTGGTGCGTACCTCGGCCCAGATCGCTACGCACAGGATCATGGACCAGTTGACGTGATGCGAGGCGAGGTATACCGCACTTGCCGCTCTTAA
- the LOC127332891 gene encoding uncharacterized protein, with the protein MAELKRLSESRDLTRIERIGAHSHIRGLGLDSSLEARDASEGMVGQLPARRAAGLILQLIRQGKIAGRAVLLAGQPGTGKTALAMGIAKSLGAETPFASVAASELFSLDLSKTEALTQAFRRAIGVRIKEEAEIIEGEVVEISIDRPVAAAGGSSGAPAPAGKTGRLTLKTTDMETVYELGGKMIEALGKEKVQSGDVVALDKASGKVTKLGRSIGRSRDYDAVGAHTKFVKCPEGELQKRKEVVHCVTLHEIDVINSRTQGFLALFTGDTGEIRAEVREQIDTKVAEWREEGKAEIVPGVLFIDEVHMLDIECFSFLNRALENDMAPILVIATNRGITTIRGTNYRSPHGIPSDFLDRLLIITTQPYTEEEIRKILDIRCGEEDVEMSADAKVLLTKIGTETSLRYAIHLITSAALACQKRKGKVVEMEDISRVYSLFLDVKRSTQYLMEYQSQYMFSEVPGEADGDDAMLS; encoded by the exons atGGCGGAGCTGAAGCGGCTGTCGGAGAGCCGGGACCTGACCCGCATCGAGCGCATCGGCGCGCACTCCCACATCCGGGGGCTAGGTCTCGACTCCTCTCTCGAGGCCCGCGACGCCTCGGAGGGGATGGTGGGCCAGCTCCCCGCGCGCCGCGCCGCGGGGCTCATCCTGCAGCTCATCCGGCAGGGCAAGATCGCGGGGCGCGCCGTCCTCCTCGCGGGGCAGCCCGGGACCGGCAAGACCGCGCTGGCCATGGGCATCGCCAAGTCGCTGGGCGCCGAGACGCCCTTCGCGTCGGTCGCCGCCTCCGAGCTCTTCTCGCTCGACCTCTCCAAGACCGAGGCGCTCACGCAGGCCTTCCGCCGCGCCATCGGCGTGCGCATCAAGGAGGAGGCGGAGATCATCGAGGGCGAGGTCGTCGAGATCTCGATAGACcgccccgtcgccgccgccggtggctccTCGGGCGCGCCTGCTCCGGCCGGGAAGACCGGGAGGCTCACGCTCAAGACCACCGACATGGAGACCGTGTACGAGCTCGGCGGGAAGATGATTGAGGCCCTCGGCAAGGAGAAGGTGCAGAGCGGGGATGTCGTTGCGCTCGACAAGGCCTCCGGGAAGGTTACCAAGCTTGGCCGCTCCATTGGCCGGTCACGGGATTATGATGCTGTTGGTGCCCACACCAAGTTTGTCAAGTGCCCTGAGGGAGAGCTCCAGAAGCGCAAGGAGGTTGTGCACTGCGTCACCTTACACGAGATTGATGTCATCAATAGCAG GACACAAGGCTTTCTTGCACTCTTCACTGGTGACACTGGTGAGATTCGTGCGGAGGTCAGGGAGCAGATCGATACAAAAGTCGCCGAGTGGAGAGAGGAAGGGAAGGCTGAGATCGTCCCTGGCGTTCTGTTTATCGACGAAGTCCACATGCTAGATATCGAATGCTTCTCCTTCCTAAACCGTGCTTTGGAGAATGATATGGCTCCCATCCTAGTGATTGCGACAAATCGGGGTATTACAACTATACGTGGGACCAACTACCGATCACCACACGGTATCCCATCCGACTTCCTCGATCGCCTCTTGATCATCACGACGCAGCCATACACGGAGGAAGAGATCCGGAAGATCCTAGACATCAGGTGCGGAGAAGAAGACGTGGAAATGTCTGCGGATGCCAAGGTCTTGCTCACAAAGATTGGCACCGAGACCTCCCTGAGGTACGCGATCCACCTGATCACCTCTGCGGCTCTAGCTTGCCAGAAGCGCAAGGGCAAGGTGGTGGAGATGGAGGACATCAGCCGGGTGTACTCGCTCTTCCTGGACGTGAAGAGGTCGACACAGTACCTGATGGAGTACCAGAGCCAGTACATGTTCAGCGAAGTGCCAGGGGAAGCAGATGGGGACGATGCCATGCTGTCCTAG